The genomic stretch CCCAGACGAATTTCCTGCTAAACAACGTTTCGGATCAGCGATTGATCTGaaaataatttacaaaataaaacgTGGAGAAATGGAGAAGGAATGAAACAAAATCTGATCCACGACGATTTCCTCGGCGCAAGAGTCTCGTGGCTGAATCgctgcaaccccagacgaatttcCTGCTAAACAATGTTTCGGATCGGCGACTGATCTGaaaataatttacaaaaaaaacgTGGAGTAATggagaatgaatgaaacgaaatCTGAACATAATTTGGTGAAAAACCGCAGACGGAGGAAATTAGTGACCTTCCATAACCAACTAAATTAGTGCATCTCTATTTTGCCCTTTTCACtttaaaatatgattaaatttaataaattcagCCAATGATTTAAACCATTGGATTAGGAGAAATAAATGCATAAGATTAAGAAGGACAAAGGAGGAACTAtaggaaaaggatttgaatacaactctatatatatatatatatatatatatatatatatatatatatatttatagtatAGGCAGGTTAGGGAAtaatgtaacctgacccagtagTGGAAAAGTTAGAtgaataaggccaaaatggccaagTGATATTTTCTGTATTTGGGGAGTTTTGAAGATGTAATAGGGAGGTTGCTCCAATTTTGCTCCCAAGTTCACATatccttcatttttttcttcaagATTTTTATGAACTTAGGACCCATAGGACCCTTACCTATTTACACCATAACCCCTTGCCCCATTACAACCCTaagaaagaccttaaggaactagtcTGTGCCTATGGAACTCAAGCATCTGTGGTATGACaaaatgaatgagtgaatggtcctaacatctctgttgagaaatgagtgaccgagtgaatccaacagttggctAGAGTAGagggctatcttgacgaactgataGGCTGATCAGACTGAACAAAAGAGGAGGGAGGAATTTGAGACTGCAAAGTATTTGgaatgaccttaagcttgtggggaataTTGCCATAAGTTGAGCCAGTTTCAAACATGGTGATGTAAATATTTGCCTAAGTGTTGTTTTTGAGTCAGTTATGTGAACATCTGTGAGTCTgtctagattttaggagttgGTCAAGGACCCATGCATGTAACTTGCCCTTTTCTTGttgttctttcatacttgaggacaagcatggtttaaatatgagcagtttgatagggctcgttacaagcatggttttgtagggtttattacactaacatggCTGATAATAGTCAAAAAATGGtgaatttgagtgtgcagggGCTATAAAGGAGTGAAAAATGGCCAGAAATGAAGCTAAGTTGATCAGTTGCGTACAAGCAGTGAAGCCTGCCTAGCCGACAatttgatcaagtggagttcaccacatGAAGTGATGAGTCACAGGAGAGACAAGAAAAGATGTCATCTCAAGGGCATAATTGTCAAGACAGGATGGGCTTACCCTAGGGATTTGTGCCCAACATCATCCTATAAATATGGAGAGAGTGCACGCAAGAAAGAGTTCGACACCATCATCACCTTCAGTCACCTCATTTTCATAGCATGGAGTAAGAAGTTAGCAACAGTCGGAGTCGCCGTTTCCACCTCTACTTTCATTCTTTTCTTCCTCGTCAAGGAAAGAGGGAGTCTTCGTAGTTTGAGTTTTTGTTGCACCCCGAGGGGTCAAAACTATTTCTACtctatttttagtttatattttccGTAGCTTgttgtttttaatgtttttctcttaGTCGCCACTCTAGTTACCTTCCCGTTTGTTAATCGCTCTTTAAATCTTGTTTTTTATTCTGTTTTAGTTGCGTTTATTGAAGATCTTTTATGGAATGGAATTTTTAATGCAATTTATTTTGGATCTGATGTTTTCTGTTTTAATTGCTTTCGTTAGTATTAGTTCTACCTTGTTTATGTTTTGTCGTAGGTAGATTTACATTTTAGTTCGTCAAATTGCATGAGAATAGGTTAGATACCTTAGATCTGCTTCCTTTACGTAAATTTCATATGGATCTGTGTTTAATTTGTCTTATTTCTGTTTTCATGTTTATTGCTCTGTTTAGATCTGCTTTAGTTGTTTTTATTTAGCTACTTAGTGAAAAAGAAGGTCGTAGTTCGTTAGAATAGAAGTCTCTGTCACCTTTCCGTTGTTTACATCCTTTTAGTAGTGCGCTTATTTTGTGTCAATGGTCCCAAGTTACttttagaccatccactacgctgtctctataccgtcccttaactactatttgaccactatttgagggccccactgtccttttttctccatcccttaactaagggacggaacctgcaacgctccgtcccttaaccatcccttattccgtcccttaattactattcattcaatttcattttttattttttttccaacccaattcaatttaaacaaacacaattcattaaaattaaaacaacattacaacttaaacttaaaaaaaaaagaaaaaaagacataattaaaattcaaaaaaaataaaaatgacataatttaatcatctccgccaaagttttcccaaatgtgctcaattagatcctcttggagttgggtgtgggcgctagagtcgcgtgtccttgcccgaatagccaaccgttcttgtatagacggatgcgctccacttcgcggagGACTACTTgtggttgagcttccgggggattcggggtcgaaccaatttcccgcatcgggtccttcgtctcggacaatcatgttgtgcaagattatgcacgtatacatgatgtcgaccatgctctccatgaaccacgaacgagctggggcgttgatgatgttgaagcgcgcttggagaaccccgaacgccctctccacatccttgcgcgcagcctcctgcttctgcgcaaaaagagcctgctttgggttcgcaggcctgctgcacgtcttcacgaaggtcggccatttcgggtagatgccgtcggcgagatagtaccccattttatacagccggttgttggcgacgaagttgatggccggtgctttaccatccaaaacttcggtaaagaggtcggactggtggagcacgtttacgtcgttgttcgagccagagaccccgaagtacgcgtgccagatccaaagccggttgTCGGCAActgcctcgagtacaacggttgggtgggtgcctttgtggccgctcatgtaggaccccctccaagccaccgggcaattcttccattgccagtgcatgcaatcgacactgccaagcatcccggggaatccgtgcacttgttcgtgcatgTTGAGGAGGAACTTACAATCgtccgtgcttggcctccggagaaattcatcactgaaggctgcccggacgcctctgcagaagttgagcaagcacatgcgcccattggtgtctccgatgtggaggtattagtcgaatatgtcggccgtttgtcctgtcgcaagctgacggatggctgcagtacatttctgcagcgtcgtgtggctgggacgaccgaccgcatcgaacccttctcggaagaactcttcccgggccgccaaagtattcgctatgtggagaaatagctgtttactcatgcggaaacggcgacggaagtaggtatctccccaaatcgggttatcgcagaagtagtcgcgtactaaccgtgcggcggcttcctcccagttccgattgatgtacttccgggagcgtcgtgggggtggcgcggcttcctccgcctctcgtcatcgatcttcttcaagtgattgttccattaattgacgcatttgctcaaaaggatccatttgtttgagttgatttaagatggaaatgggagtgatagagaggatttcagaggaatagatgtgtgtttgtgtttgaaatgagtatgaaataggattatttatagagtaaaaagatttaaaaaaggaaaataaaaaattaacggtaatattaccgtttgaaaattaatttttttttattaaaatttgaatttaaaaaaaaagaattattgcgtcatccatgacgacgcccactcgcgggccagcgagtgggcgtcacgcatgcatcgggggcgcgaCACGTCGCCCGGGCGCGTGACGGGCCGGCGTGTCCCTTGTCTCGCAGATACGGGCTACGGGATGGGCTGGGGACGGGCTACGGGACAGGACgaacgttgcaacgcgtcccgcggcggaatcgtccctccgggacggaacgcgagccccgcgcgggacgcgtagtggatgctcttaacttTCTATTCGCAgtttagttgatcaagttagttaTTCCCTAGTTATGAGTTTGTTTAGTCTaggttgatcagtttagtttagTAAGTTAAGGAGTTCCTATTCCTTAGTTTAAACTTAACTCACTGAAAAGTGTGGCAGCAGCTAACCTCCCAATGTCTCAAACCCAACTCCACTCGCATCTGTCCCTaagggattcgacccttacttccctttactagtctaatagtattgtgggttaaggtcttgaaggTCCTAAGTCTCTCCGTTCGCATATCAATGACCAGATAGTAGTCAGTTTGATCCATTGCCTGTCTAGCTTGATCAAGTGCGTGAAGTCTATGTGCTTTTAATCTGTATTGTGAACTCTAAGTAGTTAGTCGCGACAAGTGACTCTTCAGTCTTCTATCTAGGGGTGGCACGACACGGTATACCGCACCGAgaatgtcataccgcataccgtaccgcaaaTTGCGGTATGAGAAAATGTTATACCTATACCTTACCAAATTTTTCGGTATGATTATTTCTGATACCATTACCATACCGTCTATGCGGTGTACCATACCGTATcgcggtataccatacttttaCATTATACCGAAATAAGGTATGGCATACCGTGTACGGTACACCAAAATAAGGTATGACATACCGTTATACCTGTGTTTCATACcaaaaaaaatctattatagctaaatatttaaaataaaatttcacctATTTAAATGATGTCAAAAAGATTAAAACTACACCACAATCAAATCTATATAGTGAACTTGATTTGCATCTCTGCATGAGTGTGTTTGGGGTTGGGGGCGGCTGAACTAAAATATGAAAGTAGGATTAGTGATTTTAACacattaactattttttatataaattttaaatacaacatatatatcaaatttttggcAAATATCGTAAATGCGGTATagtgcggtataccgcggtataggaaaatctatacttttaccgtaccgaaatctttcggtatggtatcataccgtaccgcaaCTTGCGGTATACAGCAAATTCGATATTTCCGGTATTTTTTCATTACGATAAGTGTGGTATTTCGATATATATAGTCAGCCCTACTTCTATTTTCCATGTTAGTCTTGTGAATTAAATTGAGTTCAGGTTAGTTAGTCATTTTCCAAAAGGACCGTTGAGCGCAATACTTGTCCAGTTTTCAGACTTGATCATTTGCGAGTTAGTTTTCGCTTTGTTTGTTTAAAAATTTCATGCCTATTTCGAGTTAGGATATGAGTGTGCAATTTAGTTAAAATAGGTTGTAGTATGTGTTCAATTTAAAGCAAGGCGACATCACCAGCTAAGTGAGGAGATACATTCCTTGTGGGTTCGAAGCCCTGCTTTCTTATACTAATCCAATAGTATTGTGGTTGTGGGTGGTTTTAAATGACTTGTTCAAGCTGAAAGAATAACGACTTTGATCATTTTCTTATATTGTCAGTTTTAGCTTGGTTCAACCATTGGTCAAGAGTGTTCTAGAAATTAGAGAAGAAATGCTTATTAATCTTCATAGAACAGTGGTAGCAATAGGTCGTAGGACAAATGATATGGAAGCAAAGGGGTTGTTAAAGCGTATGAATGAATTAGACCAAAAGGTGAACGGAAACTATGGCCTAGATTCCTATGTTTTTTAGTTGATCACAATATTGTTTGTGGCTTAGGCCTACCTATATCTTGATCTCGACTTTGGGGGCATATTCGCTCCTTGTAGTGTACATTGTCTCGCTAGCCTTGGCCAGTTGGCATGTATCCCTCGAGTATGTGAGTATTGCTTGTAGTACCTTAATTatgttattatattttatttattgattcatcagaaaaaataaaagatgtaCTTCGTTTGTCTCACTTAAAATATCCACCTTTCATTTTCAGTGTGTCACATTCAACATGTTCACTTTTcttatttggaaataaattccTCCCTCTCATCTCTCATCATTAAAATATCCAATCACTTTTATCACTCTACTTTATCATATTAAACTATTCCCGTGCCATTCAAGAATGTGAACATATTGaattggacggagggagtacaacatTAATATTTGCTCCCTTAGAATCACACATGCTAGGTCAAGTAGATTGctaaatactccattcgtccatcATTTAAAAACTATTTTGACTTGACAAAGGTTTTAAGAAActgtttgactttgtgaaagaaaagtaattataaaaagttagtggactaTTAGTTTTATAGCGGAGTGAgtagaaaaaattaatagaatgtgAGGTCCGCATATCAAAAGTGAGAAAAAGTAAATGGGCATATAAATTGTGGACttcccaaaatgacaaaaatagaCATTTAAAttgtggacggaggaagtataaagCAATGAAATTGTTTAGTAGATGAAAACAACTAGTGCTGATAATGTGTCCAATTTCAAAATGTGTTCCCAAAATACCAAAAGAGTCTCTTGCACCAAGGCTGATAATGTGTCCAATTTCAGTCACTGATAACGAGAATACCTAGGGACACAATCGAATACTAGGATATTAGGAGAAAAAGAAGGCCGAGGGCAAGCTTAATAGCACGCTCACTAGTTACTTCTAGTATCTATCATAACAATCGGTCAACAATGGAGGCAACAACCATATTCATTTGCCTCAAAATGATGGCTTTGGATGAGCCACATTTAAGAAAACTTCATACCCTTTTAGAATGAAAATACCTTTCAGATTCATTAATCCAAATCATATCAAGACTGCAATCTATACAAGCAATTGGAGGTCAAATACTTCCATTGTCTATTGGGACACTAGTTCTCATTAAAATGTACCAAGGCATATTCATCAAACTCTACAGCTCTTCTAGAATCTTCTTAATCCAGATGTTAACAATATAAATTGGCAGCAAAACTGTAGTGCATTGAATTGATTTTGATAATCCAACAACCAAAGCTACAACTAACCAGGCTGCGAGGGGAAGGGGGAGTCGTAAGGGGAAAACTTCTGCTGCTGGTGATTTTGATAATCACACAAAAGGTTGAATTTTTAGAGTGAGATGGAAGAGGGCAAGGGTAAAGATTACAACTTTTCCTACTGGGAAACAGATTTGAGGTGGGTAAAGTGGAAAATCTGTGTGTTTGTGGGATTAAAATTGCCCATGAACTGTGGATTACCATACTGGGGCAATCTTCTCTCCCTTTCCTTAGAATTTGAATTCGTTTGAGGGTTTATTTGAGGTTTTTAGGAAAAAGTGGTAAATAATCCACACAATCTTGAATAAAGATTAGTAAAATTCAGGTGAtagtaaaaattaaaactaaacaaaaagtgggtcccacttGCCAGATTCAGCTTCAAATGTCCTCCTTCCATCTTCATTTGATCCATTGAGAAtgtaagaaagaaaaagaaaaaaaaataatgtactcTGTTTCTTCATCGTCGTTCAAGGTGTTGATACCTCAGCTGAGGTACAACCATACTAAGCTGCGCTATTCAAGGAAAAGACTGAGCTTTGCTCCTTTacccatctccatctccatctccatctcctcctctTCCACAACTGACGACAACACTTCACCTTCCAAACACCCACAAGTAGTACATTCTTCCTTATTTACTTACATTTTGCCGTTGAGAGACTTAAAAATACTTCCTTTTCTACAcccaacaatttttttaaaaaacaaattctTGCTTTATGGTGTtactttgtttatttctttaGGCCTTTTTATCTGGTGTTGTTTGCAGCTGGGATATGATCCTTCCGAGGAGCTACTTGGGCTTGCTGTTGATTTACATCCGAGGTTATCTCCACCACCTTGTTTCTTTGGGTTTTGCACATTGCCTTTCCTTGTTATTTTTCTAAATTCAATGAATGTGACCTGAATTTTGATTAAGTTGCAGTCTTTTGCATATGATTTGATGGAAAAGAGCAATTTTGTTGTGAGGGGAAACAAATTTGTTTTGGGTTATGCAGAAGGGATTCAACCTTATATATGTGAAACATAATGCTCATAGATTTGTTTTTTCTAAATTCAATGAAATGTGAGCTGAAGTTTAATAAAGTTGCAGTCTTTTGCATATAATTCTGTGGAAAAGAACAATTTTGTTGCACCCAGTTATAAAATTTGTTTTGGGAAACAAATTTATGGAGAAGGGATTCAACCGTATATATGTGAAACATAATGCTCATAGTTTTTTTTGATTAATCCAGGAATGTTGCTTCTGCTGCATCCAAACCAGGATCATGGATAGGCCCAAATGGTCAGTATTTTCGAGAATTACCCTGCCCGGGGTGCAGGGGAAGAGGTTATACCCCGTGTACAGAATGTGGAATAGAAAGATCACGGCCCGATTGCTCACTCTGCAGTGGAAAGGTCATTGTTAGCATTAGAGTTTTTGTTACTGTGAATTCTATGCAACTGTCCATTTCACTAAACAGTTCGTGCAAATCACCATTTTGCTTTTCTTATTTTAGAAATCTCAATTTGTAACAGGGTATAGTTACCTGCAATCAGTGTAGTGGAGATTGTGTTATTTGGGAGGAGTGGATTGATGAACGGCCATGGGAGAAAGCCCGATCAGTGTAAATCTCTTGCATACGATGGCTGATTGTGTGTGTCGCTATTGTTGTTGCTTTTCTTTATATCAGCCAACTCATTCCCAGATTTCACCATTTTGGCATTAATCAAGGGAATCAGTGGTATCTATATTTAGACTAGTGAACTGATTACTCTATCAATCTTTCAAGTATATCATACTTCATGACTCATGAGCATTGAGCAACAGTTCAAGCCATGTCTTGATTTTTTAACTTTACAAATTTCTGTCTTTTGGCAGATGGAAAATTGTTAGCCATTTCCTAATTCAACTTCTATGCTAAGGCACACTTCATTGTTGCCTAGACTTCGCTTTTTCTGAAACTCAGGCAGTTTAAATGAATTTTACGCTAGTTTTTGGTGTTACGGTGCTAATGTTTTCATTTTCCGTGCACCACTGAAGTATTTAACAACACAGATGTATATGTATTCCAGTTCTCCCTTAAAAGTTAAGGAAGATGATGAAGTCGACAATTTGGATATAAAACTGGAGCGGAGGAGAAAAACAAAGCGCGTCTATCAATCCTCTGCTCCCGAAGTCAATCTGAAGATCAGCAGGTCACTTAAAGTTAGTCAGCCTCTGTGTTATATGTTTTTCTCTATTTGATTCACTGAGTGCATCGTCTACAA from Salvia splendens isolate huo1 chromosome 15, SspV2, whole genome shotgun sequence encodes the following:
- the LOC121767222 gene encoding uncharacterized protein LOC121767222 isoform X1; this encodes MYSVSSSSFKVLIPQLRYNHTKLRYSRKRLSFAPLPISISISISSSSTTDDNTSPSKHPQVVHSSLFTYILPLRDLKILPFLHPTIFLKNKFLLYGVTLFISLGLFIWCCLQLGYDPSEELLGLAVDLHPRNVASAASKPGSWIGPNGQYFRELPCPGCRGRGYTPCTECGIERSRPDCSLCSGKGIVTCNQCSGDCVIWEEWIDERPWEKARSVSPLKVKEDDEVDNLDIKLERRRKTKRVYQSSAPEVNLKISRSLKSLNAKTGIFSNRMKIIHRDPMLHAQRVAAIKKTKGTAAARNHASEVMKNYFSDPENRRKRSIAMRGVKFFCRNCGHEGHRRHYCPELQGKVTDRRFRCRLCGEKGHNRRTCPKSKSGEKKIVVRRNHCCSVCGQRGHNRRTCPQVPRVEPASSGSVESVPSVSRKRA
- the LOC121767222 gene encoding uncharacterized protein LOC121767222 isoform X2; the protein is MYSVSSSSFKVLIPQLRYNHTKLRYSRKRLSFAPLPISISISISSSSTTDDNTSPSKHPQLGYDPSEELLGLAVDLHPRNVASAASKPGSWIGPNGQYFRELPCPGCRGRGYTPCTECGIERSRPDCSLCSGKGIVTCNQCSGDCVIWEEWIDERPWEKARSVSPLKVKEDDEVDNLDIKLERRRKTKRVYQSSAPEVNLKISRSLKSLNAKTGIFSNRMKIIHRDPMLHAQRVAAIKKTKGTAAARNHASEVMKNYFSDPENRRKRSIAMRGVKFFCRNCGHEGHRRHYCPELQGKVTDRRFRCRLCGEKGHNRRTCPKSKSGEKKIVVRRNHCCSVCGQRGHNRRTCPQVPRVEPASSGSVESVPSVSRKRA